Proteins encoded within one genomic window of Ottowia sp. SB7-C50:
- the nirJ gene encoding heme d1 biosynthesis radical SAM protein NirJ, protein MFRISQFMHELARAEATGVYPAPARRGGPPGPVVIWNLIRRCNLTCKHCYAFSADHDYPGELSLEQVFTVMNDLKAFKVPALILSGGEPLLRPDIFEIAERAKAMKLYVGLSTNGTLIDEPLARRIHDHGFDYVGISLDGIGATHDKFRRLDGAFDKSLAAVRHLQKLGTKVGLRFTMTELNAHDLPNLLQLMRDEDVSKFYFSHLNYAGRGNIHRGKDARHLATRQALDLLYQTAWDDARTGGTHEYVTGNNDADGVYLLQWVQHHLPRWTEDVCARLVAWGGNSSGVNVANIDNVGDVHPDTMWWHYGLGNVKARPFSEIWQDTSDPLMAGLKAKPRPVGGRCGQCAHFAICGGNTRVRAQQVTGDAWAEDPGCYLTDEEIGVEPGAHRVETTAFASRRRVIELVPTES, encoded by the coding sequence ATGTTCCGCATCTCCCAATTCATGCACGAACTGGCGCGCGCCGAGGCCACGGGCGTGTATCCGGCACCCGCGCGCCGCGGCGGGCCGCCCGGCCCGGTGGTGATCTGGAACCTGATCCGCCGCTGCAACCTCACCTGCAAGCACTGCTACGCCTTCAGCGCCGACCACGACTACCCCGGTGAGCTGTCGCTGGAGCAGGTGTTCACGGTGATGAACGACCTGAAGGCGTTCAAGGTGCCGGCGTTGATCCTCTCCGGCGGCGAGCCGCTGCTGCGCCCCGATATCTTCGAGATCGCCGAGCGCGCCAAGGCGATGAAGTTGTACGTTGGCCTGTCGACCAACGGCACGCTCATCGACGAGCCGCTGGCCCGGCGCATTCATGACCACGGCTTCGATTACGTCGGCATCAGCCTCGACGGCATCGGCGCCACGCACGACAAGTTCCGCCGGCTCGACGGCGCGTTTGACAAGTCGCTGGCCGCCGTGCGCCACCTGCAGAAGCTGGGCACCAAGGTCGGCCTGCGCTTCACCATGACCGAACTGAACGCGCACGACCTGCCGAACCTGCTGCAGCTGATGCGTGACGAGGATGTGAGCAAGTTCTACTTCAGCCACCTCAACTACGCCGGCCGCGGCAACATCCACCGCGGCAAGGACGCGCGGCACCTGGCCACGCGCCAGGCGCTCGACCTGCTCTACCAGACCGCCTGGGACGACGCCCGCACCGGGGGCACGCACGAATACGTGACCGGCAACAACGATGCCGATGGCGTGTACCTGTTGCAATGGGTGCAGCACCACCTGCCACGCTGGACGGAAGACGTGTGCGCGCGCCTGGTGGCCTGGGGCGGCAACTCATCCGGCGTCAACGTCGCCAACATCGACAACGTGGGCGACGTGCACCCCGACACCATGTGGTGGCACTACGGCCTGGGCAACGTCAAGGCGCGGCCGTTTTCCGAGATCTGGCAGGACACGTCCGACCCGCTGATGGCCGGCCTGAAGGCCAAGCCGCGCCCCGTGGGCGGGCGCTGCGGCCAGTGCGCGCACTTCGCCATCTGCGGCGGCAACACGCGTGTGCGCGCGCAGCAGGTGACGGGCGACGCCTGGGCCGAAGACCCGGGCTGCTACCTGACGGACGAGGAGATCGGCGTCGAACCCGGCGCCCATCGAGTGGAGACCACCGCGTTTGCATCACGCCGCCGCGTGATCGAGCTGGTGCCGACAGAATCTTGA
- a CDS encoding Lrp/AsnC family transcriptional regulator, which produces MPLTDFDRQLIAATQAGLPLVPRPYDSVAALLGVTGAQVRGRLAELLAAGVVRRVAAVPNHYRLGYVANGMSVWDVDDAQVDRLGELLGSQPAVSHCYRRPRKAGVWRYNLFAMLHGHTRDEVLAQADHVAALLGPACRAHDVLFSSAILKKTGLRLRPPTE; this is translated from the coding sequence CTGCCGCTCACAGACTTCGACCGCCAGCTCATCGCCGCCACGCAAGCCGGCCTGCCACTGGTGCCGCGTCCCTACGACAGCGTCGCCGCCCTGCTGGGCGTGACGGGCGCGCAGGTGCGCGGACGCCTGGCCGAACTGCTGGCCGCTGGCGTGGTGCGCCGCGTCGCTGCCGTGCCCAACCACTACCGGCTGGGCTACGTCGCCAACGGCATGAGCGTGTGGGACGTCGATGACGCACAGGTCGACCGGCTGGGCGAATTGCTGGGAAGCCAGCCCGCCGTGAGCCACTGCTACCGCCGTCCGCGCAAGGCCGGCGTGTGGCGCTACAACCTGTTCGCCATGCTGCACGGCCACACGCGCGACGAGGTGCTGGCGCAGGCCGACCACGTCGCCGCCCTGCTCGGCCCGGCGTGCCGCGCGCACGACGTGCTGTTTTCCAGCGCGATCCTGAAGAAGACGGGGCTGAGGTTGCGGCCACCGACTGAGTGA
- a CDS encoding Lrp/AsnC family transcriptional regulator, with translation MSSTPFADVAQAEGATETEVLNTFRDLLHTGAASRLGGVWAPGAGGAALLCAMAVPPERLNDVAAMVSAHPGVNHNYEREHTLNLWFVMTGSDRALVDAALAAIESEANLPVLRLAMQRAYRIDLGFDLHRPARANPHLQARAPRVEAADVPLAALVESGLPLVPTPYAVWADALASTEDAVRAQLQSWLDAGTLRRFGLVVRHHEAGFASNAMTVFDVPDPQVDAYGEQLAGQAGVTLCYRRTRAEGWPYNLYCMVHGRSRDETLGLLSAAIQGAGLSDMPGQVLFSRRRFKQTGARYFRAAPEPAHAP, from the coding sequence TTGTCCAGCACGCCGTTTGCCGACGTCGCACAAGCCGAAGGCGCTACAGAAACCGAAGTCCTCAACACCTTCCGCGATCTGTTGCACACAGGCGCCGCCAGCCGCCTGGGCGGCGTGTGGGCACCCGGCGCGGGCGGTGCCGCCCTGCTGTGCGCCATGGCGGTCCCACCCGAGCGACTGAACGACGTGGCCGCCATGGTCTCGGCGCACCCTGGCGTCAACCACAACTACGAGCGCGAGCACACCCTGAACCTGTGGTTCGTGATGACTGGCAGCGACCGTGCGCTGGTGGATGCTGCGCTGGCAGCTATCGAATCTGAAGCAAACCTGCCCGTGCTGCGCCTGGCCATGCAACGCGCCTACCGCATCGACCTGGGCTTTGACCTGCACCGCCCCGCGCGCGCCAACCCGCATCTGCAGGCGCGCGCGCCGCGCGTGGAGGCGGCCGATGTGCCGCTGGCCGCGCTGGTCGAATCCGGACTGCCGCTCGTACCCACGCCTTATGCCGTCTGGGCCGACGCGCTGGCCAGCACCGAAGATGCCGTGCGCGCGCAACTTCAATCCTGGCTCGACGCCGGCACGCTGCGCCGGTTTGGCCTTGTCGTGCGCCACCACGAGGCGGGCTTCGCCTCCAACGCCATGACGGTGTTCGACGTACCCGACCCGCAGGTTGATGCCTATGGCGAACAACTGGCGGGACAAGCCGGTGTCACCCTGTGCTACCGCCGCACGCGCGCCGAGGGCTGGCCCTACAACCTGTACTGCATGGTGCATGGCCGCAGTCGCGACGAGACGCTGGGTTTGCTGAGCGCGGCGATCCAGGGCGCGGGGCTTTCCGACATGCCAGGCCAGGTGCTGTTCAGCCGCCGCCGCTTCAAGCAGACCGGCGCCCGCTATTTCCGCGCCGCCCCGGAGCCCGCCCATGCGCCCTGA
- a CDS encoding cytochrome D1 domain-containing protein — protein MSRRAAVAALLSAAALLGACASPPKLLVEPSRGNGDLGLVIERESGSIGVLDTTARTRLGTIEGLGDLSHASVVFSRDGALAYVFGRDGALTKVNLRTGQVEGRVMQAGNSIGGAISTDGTLVVAQNYQPGGVKVFDARTLKQLADIPAVVDGKPSRVVGLADIPRNRFIFSLFDAGQIWIADLADPTNPALTKYAGIGKQPYDALISPDGRTYIAGLFGEDGLAKIDLWAREPKVERILPGYGKGQQPLPVFKMPHLRGWSIAGKHAYLPAIGRHEVLVVDTDTWQEVGRIPVAGQPVFVMARPDGRQVWVNFAVPDYDTVQVIDTQTRQIVHSLKPGKAVLHMEFTPRGDAVWISTRDDHKVSVIDTQSFQTLATLPAKSPSGIFFTSRAARTGF, from the coding sequence ATTTCTCGCCGCGCCGCTGTGGCGGCCCTGCTTTCTGCCGCCGCCCTGCTCGGCGCCTGCGCCAGTCCGCCGAAGCTGCTCGTCGAACCGAGCCGCGGCAACGGCGACCTGGGTCTGGTGATCGAGCGCGAAAGCGGCAGCATCGGCGTGCTCGACACCACGGCGCGCACACGGCTCGGCACCATCGAGGGCCTGGGCGACCTGTCGCACGCCTCGGTCGTGTTCTCGCGCGATGGCGCGCTGGCCTATGTGTTCGGGCGCGATGGCGCACTCACCAAGGTCAACCTGCGCACCGGCCAAGTTGAAGGCCGCGTGATGCAGGCCGGCAACTCGATTGGCGGCGCCATCTCGACCGACGGCACGCTGGTGGTGGCGCAAAACTACCAGCCGGGCGGCGTGAAGGTGTTCGACGCCCGCACGCTCAAACAGTTGGCCGACATCCCCGCCGTGGTCGATGGCAAGCCGTCGCGCGTGGTCGGCCTGGCCGACATTCCGCGCAACCGCTTCATCTTCTCGCTGTTCGACGCCGGCCAGATCTGGATTGCCGACCTGGCCGACCCGACCAACCCCGCTTTAACCAAGTACGCGGGCATCGGCAAACAGCCTTACGACGCGCTGATTTCTCCCGACGGCCGCACCTACATCGCCGGCCTGTTCGGCGAAGACGGCCTGGCGAAGATCGACCTGTGGGCGCGCGAACCGAAGGTCGAGCGCATCCTGCCCGGCTACGGCAAAGGCCAGCAGCCGCTGCCGGTGTTCAAGATGCCGCACCTGCGCGGCTGGTCCATCGCGGGCAAGCACGCCTACCTGCCCGCCATCGGACGGCACGAGGTGCTCGTGGTCGACACCGACACCTGGCAGGAAGTCGGCCGCATCCCCGTCGCCGGCCAGCCGGTGTTCGTGATGGCGCGGCCCGATGGGCGCCAGGTGTGGGTCAACTTTGCCGTGCCCGATTACGACACAGTGCAGGTCATCGACACACAAACGCGCCAGATCGTGCACAGCCTGAAGCCTGGGAAAGCCGTGCTGCACATGGAATTCACCCCGCGCGGCGATGCGGTGTGGATCAGCACGCGCGACGATCACAAGGTGTCGGTCATCGACACGCAATCGTTCCAGACACTCGCGACGCTGCCGGCCAAGTCGCCGAGCGGCATCTTCTTCACCTCGCGCGCGGCGCGCACGGGGTTTTAG
- a CDS encoding c-type cytochrome, with amino-acid sequence MKSDAVTIDGARQTQLIRMVRQDCGSCHGIQLTGGLGPALTRERMVEIPLDSLIAVIYQGRPGTAMPGWKSMLSEADAHWIAHQLQAGFPLEAGKAKP; translated from the coding sequence TTGAAATCTGACGCGGTGACCATCGACGGTGCACGCCAGACGCAACTGATCCGCATGGTGCGGCAAGACTGCGGCTCGTGCCACGGCATCCAGCTGACCGGCGGGCTGGGGCCGGCGCTGACGCGCGAGCGCATGGTTGAAATTCCGCTGGACAGCCTGATCGCCGTTATCTACCAAGGCCGCCCCGGCACCGCGATGCCTGGCTGGAAAAGCATGCTCTCCGAGGCCGACGCCCACTGGATTGCCCACCAACTGCAGGCCGGCTTTCCGCTTGAAGCGGGCAAGGCAAAACCATGA
- a CDS encoding cytochrome D1 domain-containing protein codes for MHQTSNPKAPPMTQAEFDKARQIYFERCAGCHGVLRKGATGKPLTPDVTVPKGTDYLKVFIGYGSPAGMPNWLTSGDFDEKTVDLMARYIQHDAPTPPEFSLADMEKTRKEYVPVAQRPTKKMNNYNINNIFSVTLRDAGEVALIDGDTKQIINIVKTGYAVHISRLSASGRYLYVIGRDARLNLIDLWMEKPDNVAEIKIGLEARSVETSKFKGWEDKIAIAGTYWPPQFVLMDGDTLKPREVVSTRGMTVDNEYHPEPRVAAIVASHQKPEFLVNAKETGKIWMVDYTDLDNLKTVQINAAKFLHDGGFDATRRYFLTAANASNKIAVVDTKTSKLAALVDVGKIPHPGRGANFKHPKFGPVWATSGLGDESIAIIGTDPQKNKANAWKVVQSLKGQGGGSLFIKTHPKSTNLWVDTALNPDPKISQSVAVYDIRDLSKAPQIIDIAGCAKIGDDGAKRVVQPEYNQKGDEVWFSVWSAKNKQSAIVVVDDKTRTCKAVLNDPKLITPTGKFNVYNTQHDVY; via the coding sequence ATGCACCAGACGAGCAACCCCAAGGCCCCGCCCATGACGCAGGCCGAGTTCGACAAGGCGCGCCAGATCTACTTTGAGCGCTGCGCAGGTTGCCACGGCGTGCTGCGCAAGGGCGCCACCGGCAAGCCGCTGACGCCCGACGTGACCGTGCCCAAGGGCACCGACTACCTCAAAGTGTTCATCGGCTACGGCTCGCCCGCCGGCATGCCCAACTGGTTGACCTCGGGCGACTTCGACGAAAAAACCGTCGACCTGATGGCCCGCTACATCCAGCACGACGCGCCGACCCCGCCGGAATTCAGCCTGGCCGACATGGAAAAGACGCGCAAGGAATACGTGCCCGTCGCCCAGCGGCCGACCAAAAAGATGAACAACTACAACATCAACAACATCTTCTCCGTCACCCTGCGTGACGCGGGCGAGGTGGCGTTGATCGACGGCGACACCAAGCAGATCATCAACATCGTCAAGACCGGCTACGCGGTGCACATCTCGCGCCTGTCGGCGTCCGGGCGCTATCTTTATGTGATCGGCCGCGACGCGCGCCTGAACCTGATCGACCTGTGGATGGAAAAGCCCGACAACGTGGCCGAGATCAAGATCGGCCTGGAAGCGCGCTCGGTCGAGACATCCAAGTTCAAGGGCTGGGAAGACAAGATCGCCATTGCCGGCACCTACTGGCCGCCGCAATTCGTGCTGATGGACGGCGACACGCTGAAGCCGCGTGAAGTGGTCTCGACCCGCGGCATGACGGTGGACAACGAATACCACCCCGAGCCGCGCGTGGCCGCCATCGTGGCCAGCCACCAGAAGCCCGAGTTCCTCGTTAACGCCAAGGAAACCGGCAAGATCTGGATGGTGGACTACACCGACCTGGACAACCTGAAGACGGTGCAGATCAACGCCGCCAAGTTCCTGCACGATGGCGGCTTTGACGCCACGCGCCGCTACTTTTTGACGGCCGCCAACGCGTCCAACAAGATCGCCGTGGTCGACACCAAGACCAGCAAGCTGGCTGCGCTGGTGGACGTGGGCAAGATCCCGCACCCCGGCCGTGGCGCCAACTTCAAGCATCCGAAGTTCGGCCCGGTGTGGGCTACGTCGGGCCTGGGCGACGAGAGTATTGCCATCATCGGCACCGACCCGCAGAAGAACAAGGCCAACGCCTGGAAGGTGGTGCAAAGCCTGAAGGGCCAGGGCGGCGGTTCGCTGTTCATCAAGACGCACCCGAAATCGACCAACCTGTGGGTCGACACGGCGCTGAACCCCGATCCGAAGATCAGCCAGAGCGTGGCCGTGTACGACATCCGCGACCTGAGCAAGGCGCCGCAGATCATCGACATCGCCGGTTGCGCAAAAATAGGCGACGACGGTGCCAAGCGCGTGGTGCAGCCCGAGTACAACCAGAAGGGCGACGAGGTGTGGTTCTCGGTGTGGAGCGCCAAGAACAAGCAGTCGGCCATCGTGGTGGTGGACGACAAGACGCGCACCTGCAAGGCCGTGTTGAACGACCCGAAGCTCATCACGCCCACGGGCAAGTTCAACGTGTACAACACGCAGCACGACGTCTATTAA
- a CDS encoding Lrp/AsnC family transcriptional regulator: MKENILLDTYSLAILRELQRDARQTVQQIAERVGLSSTPCWKRIKDMEAAGVITGYSALVDRTRVGLNLLVVAEINLSQHSEDVVQAFERAVQATPAIVRCLSTTGQSDYILTVLVPGIAEYERFLHDQLFKLPGVTHVRSSIVLKEVKADVRLPVTAAPPAPPRARTRASASRARAG; this comes from the coding sequence ATGAAAGAGAACATTCTTCTCGACACCTACAGCCTGGCCATCCTGCGCGAATTGCAGCGCGACGCCCGCCAGACCGTGCAGCAGATCGCCGAGCGCGTGGGCCTGTCCAGCACGCCGTGCTGGAAGCGCATCAAGGACATGGAAGCGGCCGGCGTCATCACAGGCTACAGCGCGCTGGTCGATCGCACGCGCGTGGGCCTGAACCTGCTGGTGGTGGCCGAGATCAACCTCAGCCAGCACAGCGAAGACGTGGTGCAGGCGTTCGAGCGCGCCGTGCAGGCCACGCCGGCCATCGTGCGCTGCCTGTCGACCACCGGCCAGTCGGACTACATCCTCACCGTGCTGGTGCCGGGCATCGCCGAATACGAGCGCTTTCTGCACGACCAGTTGTTCAAGCTGCCCGGCGTGACGCACGTGCGCTCGTCCATCGTGCTGAAGGAAGTCAAGGCCGACGTGCGCCTGCCGGTGACGGCGGCGCCCCCTGCGCCCCCGCGCGCCCGCACGCGGGCCAGCGCGAGCCGCGCGCGGGCGGGCTGA